One genomic window of Cannabis sativa cultivar Pink pepper isolate KNU-18-1 chromosome 2, ASM2916894v1, whole genome shotgun sequence includes the following:
- the LOC115719912 gene encoding senescence-specific cysteine protease SAG39-like, which translates to MASKFQITSTTLVLVLVLTIWLSQSQCRTLNDASMSEQHEEWMARYGRTYKDDAEKEICFQIFKRNMEFIESFNKAGNKLYKLGVNEFVDLTNEEFRASRNGYRNSSSVSRSTPFKYESVIAIPSSMDWRKKGAVTPVKDQGQCGCCWAFSAVAATEGITQLSTGKLISLSEQELVDCDINGTDQGCEGGLMDDAFKFIIDNGGLNTEANYPYKGVDATCNKKSSSSNAAKITGYEDVPANSEKSLLKAVANQPISVAIDASGSEFQLYSSGVFTGECGTQLDHGVTAVGYGTADDGTKYWLVKNSWGSSWGENGYIRMQRDVDAEEGLCGIAMEASYPTVA; encoded by the exons ATGGCTTCCAAATTTCAAATCACATCAACAACACTAGTTTTAGTCTTAGTGTTAACCATATGGCTCTCTCAGTCTCAGTGTCGAACATTGAACGATGCTTCAATGTCAGAACAACATGAGGAGTGGATGGCTCGCTATGGTCGAACCTACAAAGATGATGCTGAAAAAGAAATTTGTTTCCAAATATTTAAGAGAAATATGGAATTTATTGAGTCATTTAACAAAGCAGGGAATAAGTTATATAAATTAGGGGTCAATGAATTTGTTGACCTTACCAATGAGGAATTCAGAGCCTCTCGTAATGGGTATAGAAATTCCTCTAGTGTTTCTAGATCCACTCCATTCAAGTATGAAAGTGTGATTGCAATTCCGTCCAGTATGGATTGGAGGAAGAAAGGAGCTGTCACTCCAGTCAAGGACCAGGGCCAATGTG gATGTTGCTGGGCATTCTCTGCAGTGGCTGCCACGGAAGGAATCACACAATTGTCCACAGGAAAGCTAATATCCTTATCTGAACAAGAATTGGTAGATTGTGACATAAATGGCACTGACCAAGGTTGCGAGGGGGGACTCATGGATGATGCCTTCAAGTTCATCATTGACAATGGAGGCCTAAACACAGAGGCCAACTATCCTTACAAGGGAGTTGACGCCACTTGTAACAAGAAGTCCTCATCTTCCAATGCGGCCAAAATAACTGGCTACGAAGATGTGCCAGCCAATAGTGAGAAGTCATTGCTAAAAGCTGTTGCCAACCAACCAATCTCAGTGGCAATAGATGCAAGTGGTTCTGAGTTCCAATTGTACTCAAGCGGTGTCTTCACCGGAGAATGTGGGACCCAATTGGATCATGGTGTCACAGCTGTAGGATATGGGACTGCAGATGATGGTACTAAGTATTGGTTGGTGAAGAATTCATGGGGTTCGAGTTGGGGTGAGAATGGTTACATTAGGATGCAGAGAGATGTGGATGCCGAAGAAGGTCTTTGTGGCATTGCTATGGAAGCTTCCTATCCTACTGTtgcttaa